A single genomic interval of Odontesthes bonariensis isolate fOdoBon6 chromosome 3, fOdoBon6.hap1, whole genome shotgun sequence harbors:
- the LOC142376986 gene encoding WD repeat-containing protein on Y chromosome-like, with protein sequence MKNDDPSGKAGSELEESEKMFTADDIPAILEVFGKYDADGSGGLDIDEFSMAMQELYSKVDEEELRVLHMKIDTNCDKTVDIGELLNFLMHKTSNAEALDYKNQLFPKPFELITFDTHRLVVKIICLPFKHISNPKDGAEDASQQLRPYQKCLYLSISTDGVLKYWPDDFKMSCTFPLYERDKETPPLHHKRKMHVNDVVYIKEIEKLAVATSDRELLFYECNKIPELLRISFCLIVDEDKRIQTINYSHSEKKGMFSFGDSEGFLSVFISYDVCENGLFCKNMFEKKTLGHYPVAYTSSLLKTVSKDFVSFRIPIFPETFRNLQYFPCMESFIMCGESSKSMAVVTLSTCPESVRPKISKKVFECRGHDKFFTCAEYSPWSHFIMTGGKDGLLRVWFPHKTSSCEEILKGHKTAITNIVYNPTENVFVSLSTDKNVRIWSDGDWTCRQRIFLVGMKEAPISTVYYNIHNNELFLANSDIAKCLGRGTNDFHNSLTSHNMPVCSVLYHNIYKQIVSVCMSGIVTVWDVLTGKAAMQFRVTPEKSVGHTAIAFDQAQRQVITISPDGKVKLWNFSNGQELKVLPVEMPKDVTQIICKDSKIFVSAKKCKTIFRLDIEGGENIFLEHHLLNDICSMELHKEILITASNEGNVVMWDTLSLDAVYYIKTRESLRTHLTFRDTGHSGVIPTKKKVKRLDQSNPTEEENDENVRPFVVSLKTREVDIGTATLLISAGGYIGAWSVKAKGGQIGKFKAVVSNAVITYMITDESEKTLVTGDSTGRICLWDIQNFGYKTEADTGPWRVSLQSPPLLASWQACRSELVCVACDNACANIVTTGQKNIKQWTNTGQFVGLFGKDQWGSNTTQGQIRENIDKEHEEQVNAPKEETFPKTSPDCDTDIRELTIPGIIDKVSPSQPLPATRFD encoded by the exons ATGAAGAATGATGACCCTAGTGGTAAAGCCGGCAGTGAACTGGAAGAATCAGAAAAAATGTTCACTGCTGACGATATTCCAGCAATCCTCGAGGTATTCGGAAAATATGACGCTGACGGCAGCGGCGGCCTTGACATCGACGAATTTTCTATGGCAATGCAGGAGCTTTACAGTAAAGTAGATGAAGAAGAGCTGCGTGTGCTACACATGAAGATCGACACAAACTGCGATAAAACTGTGGACATTGGGGAGCTGTTAAATTTTCTTATGCATAAAACAAGTAATGCAGAGGCTCTGGATTACAAGAACCAACTTTTCCCCAAACCTTTTGAATTGATAACCTTTGATACCCACAGATTAGTAGTCAAAATAATATGCCTCCCTTTTAAGCATATCAGCAATCCAAAAGACGGAGCAGAGGATGCATCACAACAACTCCGGCCTTACCAAAAGTGTCTGTACCTCTCCATCAGTACAGATGGTGTGCTGAAGTACTGGCCTGATGACTTTAAGATGTCATGCACGTTTCCCTTGTACgagagagacaaagaaactcctCCTTTACATCACAAAAGGAAAATGCACGTCAATGATGTAGTGTACATCAAAGAAATCGAGAAGCTGGCTGTCGCAACATCTGACAGAGAACTGCTATTCTATGAATGTAACAAAATCCCAGAATTATTGAGAATTTCATTCTGCTTAATTGTGGATGAAGACAAAAGAATCCAAACCATTAACTACAGCCACAGTGAGAAAAAAGGTATGTTTTCCTTTGGAGATTCAGAAGGATTTTTATCCGTATTCATTTCCTACGATGTGTGTGAAAATGGGCTCTTTTGCAAAAacatgtttgagaaaaaaacccTGGGGCACTATCCAGTTGCATACACTTCATCCCTCCTAAAGACTGTTTCCAAAGATTTTGTTTCTTTCAGGATTCCCATTTTTCCTGAAACATTCAGAAATTTGCAATACTTTCCTTGTATGGAATCATTCATCATGTGTGGTGAATCATCTAAATCCATGGCCGTTGTTACTTTAAGCACATGCCCTGAGTCTGTCAGACCCAAAATCTCTAAAAAAGTCTTTGAATGCAGGGGCCATGACAAGTTCTTTACCTGTGCTGAATATTCCCCTTGGTCACATTTTATAATGACTGGTGGCAAAGATGGCCTTCTGCGGGTGTGGTTCCCCCACAAAACATCATCATGCGAAGAGATATTAAAAGGACATAAAACAGCCATCACAAATATAGTTTATAATCCAACAGAGAATGTCTTTGTCAGTTtatctactgataaaaatgtaCGTATATGGTCCGACGGTGACTGGACCTGCCGGCAGAGGATTTTTCTTGTGGGCATGAAAGAGGCCCCAATTTCCACTGTATATTACAACATACACAACAACGAGTTGTTCCTGGCTAACTCGGATATAGCCAAATGTCTAGGGAGAGGAACAAATGATTTTCATAATTCTTTAACGTCCCACAACATGCCTGTGTGCAGTGTGCTATACCACAACATTTACAAGCAGATTGTCTCTGTTTGCATGAGTGGTATTGTGACTGTGTGGGATGTTCTTACAGGAAAGGCAGCAATGCAGTTTAGAGTCACTCCAGAAAAGTCTGTTGGGCACACTGCTATTGCCTTCGATCAAGCCCAACGTCAAGTCATCACAATATCTCCCGATGGGAAAGTGAAACTATGGAACTTCAGTAACGGGCAGGAGCTCAAAGTCCTCCCCGTTGAAATGCCAAAAGATGTGACCCAGATTATCTGTAAAGACAGCAAAATATTTGTTTCAGCAAAGAAATGCAAGACCATCTTTAGGCTGGACATTGAAGGAGGAGAAAACATATTTTTGGAGCACCACTTATTGAATGATATTTGCTCCATGGAACTCCACAAGGAAATTTTGATTACTGCATCTAATGAGGGAAATGTTGTCATGTGGGATACATTGTCTTTAGATGCTGTTTACTAtataaaaacaagagagagCCTCCGAACACACCTGACATTTAGGGATACAGGTCACTCAGGTGTGATACCAACtaaaaagaaagtcaaaagaCTGGATCAGTCTAATCCTACAGAGGAGGAGAATGACGAGAATGTACGCCCCTTTGTTGTATCTTTGAAGACAAGGGAGGTTGATATTGGAACAGCCACACTGCTAATCTCAGCAGGTGGTTACATCGGTGCCTGGTCAGTTAAGGCTAAAGGAGGACAAATAGGAAAGTTTAAGGCGGTGGTAAGCAATGCAGTTATTACCTACATGATAACTGATGAATCTGAGAAGACACTTGTGACTGGTGACAGCACTGGAAGGATTTGTTTGTGGGATATTCAAAACTTTGGATACAAAACAGAAGCAGATACTGGGCCATGGCGTGTGTCACTGCAATCACCTCCACTGTTGGCGTCTTGGCAGGCTTGCCGTTCTGAGCTGGTCTGTGTTGCTTGTGATAATGCTTGTGCAAACATAGTCACTACAGGGCAGAAGAATATTAAGCAATGGACAAATACTGGTCAGTTTGTTGGCCTTTTCGGGAAAGATCAATGGGGGTCCAATACTACACAAGGTCAAATAAGGGAGAACATTGACAAGGAACATGAAGAACAAGTCAACGCCCCAAAGGAAGAAACCTTTCCCAAAACATCTCCTGATTGTGATACTGATATTCGAGAATTG ACCATACCAGGGATCATCGATAAAGTATCTCCATCACAACCTCTGCCTGCCACCAG GTTCGACTAG